In one Niallia taxi genomic region, the following are encoded:
- the spoIVB gene encoding SpoIVB peptidase, whose product MKMDFLRKIIGGILLVSLISICFNKPFQEYLHIPKSVTIFEGQNTVISSSSIPASSMVTEDNSVVALSQDEGEYSLHGEENGKNEMVLELAGFPIKKVDVNVLKDFKVIPGGQSIGVKLNSVGVLIVGHHQVNTVEGKASPGEKAGIKVGDMITEINGKKIEKMADVAPFVQSAGETGEPLNLTILREKDTIKTKLEPLKEKGSNTFKLGLYIRDSAAGIGTMTFYHPESKKYGALGHVISDMDTKKPIVVDDGEILRSTVTSIEKGENGNPGEKLARFSSDKEVIGNITTNSPFGIFGELNRGMTNGIMDKAMPITLSDQVKEGPAQILTVVDNDVVKLFDIEVVSSVPQKFPATKGMVIKVTDKELLKKTGGIVQGMSGSPIIQDGKLIGAVTHVFVNDPTSGYGVHIEWMLNEAGIDIYEKGKQKAS is encoded by the coding sequence ATGAAAATGGATTTCCTAAGAAAAATAATTGGTGGAATTCTCCTTGTTTCATTAATTTCTATATGCTTTAACAAACCCTTTCAAGAATATCTTCATATCCCAAAAAGCGTCACTATCTTTGAAGGCCAGAATACAGTGATAAGCAGTTCATCCATACCCGCATCAAGCATGGTTACGGAGGATAACTCAGTCGTTGCCCTAAGTCAAGATGAAGGGGAGTATTCGCTGCATGGTGAAGAGAATGGTAAAAACGAGATGGTTTTAGAGCTGGCAGGCTTTCCGATTAAAAAGGTTGATGTGAATGTTTTAAAGGACTTTAAAGTTATCCCTGGCGGACAATCTATCGGGGTGAAGCTAAATTCAGTTGGCGTACTGATTGTTGGACATCATCAGGTGAATACAGTGGAAGGCAAGGCATCACCAGGTGAAAAGGCTGGCATTAAAGTAGGAGATATGATTACAGAAATCAATGGCAAAAAAATTGAAAAGATGGCAGATGTGGCACCATTTGTCCAAAGTGCAGGAGAAACAGGAGAGCCGCTTAACTTAACAATATTGCGTGAAAAAGACACAATTAAAACTAAATTAGAACCTTTAAAGGAAAAAGGTTCCAACACATTTAAATTAGGCTTATATATTAGAGATTCAGCAGCTGGCATTGGAACGATGACGTTCTATCATCCTGAATCAAAAAAATATGGAGCTTTAGGTCATGTTATTTCTGATATGGATACAAAAAAACCAATTGTCGTGGATGACGGTGAAATTTTACGTTCAACTGTCACTAGCATTGAAAAAGGTGAAAATGGCAACCCAGGTGAAAAGCTGGCACGCTTCTCCTCTGACAAAGAAGTAATCGGCAATATTACCACAAACAGCCCATTTGGAATTTTCGGTGAACTGAATAGAGGAATGACAAATGGAATCATGGATAAGGCTATGCCAATCACATTATCAGATCAGGTGAAAGAGGGACCAGCCCAAATTCTAACTGTTGTTGATAATGATGTAGTGAAGCTATTTGATATTGAAGTGGTCAGCTCTGTACCGCAAAAGTTCCCAGCAACAAAAGGAATGGTAATCAAGGTTACAGACAAAGAGCTTCTCAAGAAAACAGGGGGCATTGTTCAAGGGATGAGCGGAAGCCCAATCATTCAAGATGGTAAGTTGATTGGTGCCGTTACCCATGTGTTCGTAAATGACCCGACAAGCGGATATGGTGTCCATATTGAATGGATGCTGAATGAAGCAGGAATTGACATATATGAAAAAGGAAAGCAAAAAGCTTCCTAA
- a CDS encoding 1,4-dihydroxy-2-naphthoate polyprenyltransferase, giving the protein MENVAKNDQPTHKVLWQLTRPHTLTASFVPVFIGTVLALQYEQIHTGLFLAMLFACLFIQIATNLFNEYYDFIRGLDTAESVGIGGAIVRHGMKPKTVMNLAIALYTASLLLGVYICMSTSWWIALVGVLGMAIGYLYTGGPLPIAYTPFGELFSGICMGTIFILISFYIQTGFVNEQSILISVPIAILIGCINLSNNIRDIEEDTLGGRKTIAILMGFEKAVQLLAALFIISYIWVLGLVIFGISSPWLLIVFLSIKKPIQAIKGFKGSRSETPIAMKSTAQTNTFFGLFLGIGILLDFIFSNL; this is encoded by the coding sequence ATGGAAAATGTTGCAAAGAACGATCAGCCTACACATAAAGTATTGTGGCAGCTGACGAGACCACACACGTTAACTGCTTCTTTTGTTCCCGTTTTTATTGGGACAGTTTTAGCATTACAATATGAACAGATTCATACTGGCTTGTTTTTAGCCATGCTATTTGCTTGCTTGTTCATTCAAATAGCTACTAATTTGTTCAATGAATACTATGATTTCATTAGAGGATTAGATACAGCTGAATCAGTAGGAATTGGAGGAGCTATCGTAAGGCATGGCATGAAGCCAAAAACAGTGATGAACTTGGCGATTGCCTTATATACTGCTTCCCTATTACTTGGTGTGTATATCTGCATGAGCACAAGCTGGTGGATTGCCCTTGTTGGGGTGTTAGGAATGGCTATTGGCTATCTTTACACAGGTGGGCCGCTTCCTATTGCATATACACCATTTGGTGAATTATTTTCAGGTATTTGCATGGGAACGATCTTCATTTTGATTTCCTTCTATATTCAAACAGGTTTTGTTAATGAACAAAGCATTTTAATATCAGTGCCAATTGCGATTTTAATCGGATGCATCAACTTGTCTAACAATATAAGAGATATTGAGGAAGATACACTTGGCGGCCGAAAAACAATTGCCATTTTAATGGGATTTGAAAAAGCTGTTCAGCTTCTTGCTGCATTGTTTATTATCTCTTATATTTGGGTACTTGGCCTTGTGATATTTGGTATCAGCAGTCCGTGGTTATTAATTGTGTTTCTTAGCATTAAAAAACCGATTCAAGCAATTAAAGGCTTTAAAGGAAGTCGCAGTGAAACTCCAATTGCGATGAAATCAACGGCACAAACAAATACATTTTTTGGGTTGTTTTTAGGAATCGGCATCTTGCTTGATTTTATCTTTTCAAACCTATAA
- the spo0A gene encoding sporulation transcription factor Spo0A: MKKIQVCVVDDNRELVGLLEEYINSQEDMEVVGIAHNGQECLELLEDIQPDVMLLDIIMPHLDGLAVLERMKQLNIPSMPNVIMLTAFGQEDVTKKAVDLGASYFILKPFDMDYLASHIRQVSGKSNSFARKSTTSTSYRSQQEQKPRNLDASITSIIHEIGVPAHIKGYLYLREAISMVYNDIELLGSITKVLYPDIAKKYNTTASRVERAIRHAIEVAWSRGNIDSISTLFGYTVSMSKAKPTNSEFIAIVADKLRLEHKAS; encoded by the coding sequence TTGAAGAAAATACAAGTATGTGTCGTCGATGACAATAGAGAGCTTGTTGGATTGCTTGAGGAGTACATAAATTCTCAAGAGGATATGGAAGTTGTCGGTATTGCTCATAACGGACAGGAATGTTTGGAATTATTGGAAGACATTCAGCCTGATGTAATGCTTTTGGATATCATTATGCCTCATTTGGATGGTCTGGCGGTTTTGGAAAGAATGAAGCAGCTGAATATTCCTTCGATGCCAAACGTTATTATGCTCACAGCCTTCGGACAAGAGGATGTTACGAAAAAAGCTGTTGATCTTGGCGCATCCTACTTTATACTTAAACCATTTGATATGGATTATTTAGCTAGTCATATCCGCCAAGTAAGCGGCAAGTCGAATAGTTTTGCTCGCAAAAGCACAACATCCACTTCTTATAGATCACAACAAGAGCAAAAACCAAGAAATCTTGATGCAAGCATCACAAGCATTATCCATGAAATCGGCGTACCAGCACATATTAAAGGATACCTTTATTTAAGGGAAGCAATCTCCATGGTATACAACGATATCGAATTGTTAGGATCCATCACAAAAGTACTTTACCCTGACATCGCTAAAAAATACAATACAACTGCAAGCCGTGTAGAGCGGGCTATTCGTCATGCTATTGAAGTCGCTTGGAGCAGAGGCAATATCGATTCCATCTCCACCTTGTTCGGCTACACTGTCAGCATGTCCAAAGCAAAGCCGACGAACTCAGAATTTATCGCAATTGTGGCAGATAAGCTGAGATTGGAGCATAAGGCTTCTTAA